Within Coffea arabica cultivar ET-39 chromosome 4e, Coffea Arabica ET-39 HiFi, whole genome shotgun sequence, the genomic segment ATATTAACACTCGATAATATAAGAGTTAATTATAAAAAAGGGCAACTGCATTCATATCTTTCCTTACTATATCCATTAGCTATATTGGGAACGTATTATCCCATTCTATGTCATGTATTAGTTTGATTGCATATTGAACTAGTATATGGCTACACATATTTCCTGATCTATACACAAAAGAAAAGTTACACTGTTCAAATTCTTCCTTCATCTCCTCAATATTCTCTAGGACTGTTGCAATGCTAATGTCTTGAACATTGCTTGCATTGATTTGGTCCACCACAGATTTACAGTTTGATTGGACTTCTATCTTAGTCCATCCTGCATCTTCGACCATCATAAGCGCAGCTCTTACTGTCAGACCTTCTTCCTCGATAGGTTTTACCCCATGAAAACCCAAGGGAAGGCACTTATCTCTCCTCCAAGTTGTTCTAAATGAGCACGGAGATGATTAAAGAAAACAAGGATGGTAGTATATGAAACTAAACGTTTAGATAttatcccttttgaattgttttatttttaagcaaggaaatgtgaaatttaagaAGCAGAGGAGgagatgaaatttaaaaagtatGAAAGAGCAAAGAGAATTTGAACACAGAACTTCTCATTTCTGAAGTTTCACGTTAACCATTAGAGTCGCTAGATTAAGGCTTGAGGCTTCCTTAGAAGTAGATATCGTCCCTTTGAATCCCCTTAAGAACCGCTGCCAGTCCTggtttgtaattttcttttcttttttttttcattggagCATCCTCGTTTGAATTTTCAACTTGTAGGTAACTAAATATGGTAAGAATGTAAGTTTAGAACGACTCCTAGGCCCAAGGGCACGTGCTTATATACATGTAGCCCATTCTTAGACGTTGTACATCTCTAATTTACATAATCACGAGATTTAGTAATATTACACTTTGAACATTACTACAAAAAGAACTCGAAAGAGAAAAGTTAAAAAGCGATGCACCGAACAAAAGAGACACCAGCGGGGTTCCGTAGTCTAGTCATTATCAGCAGATTCCGTGATCGACTCTCATGTGCTATTTGCTGTGTATCCTTGGGACGAAACTCTACACGACCTTAGGGGATTAGTCTGGCCACAAGGCTAGGATACTcctaagtgaaaaaaaaaacaaaaaacacgcCGGCTATCTGCCTAATTCAACAGCCGTGTGGCAAACATGCGATAATTCCTACTTCCCCAAGGGTCACCCTTATCTACGTAATAAGATTTCAGGCAACATTGCATCCAGGATGGATTTCTAAAACCATCTTTCATTTCTCTTCCTTCGTCACTCTCTGGAATGCCCAGTAATGTATTTCGCTTCCTTGTCATCACATCAACAGGGTAATAACCACCAAAAAAGTTTACCTGTTAACAAGGAAAGCCATAATTGAGCACGTCTCTAATGGGTAAAGGATTAACAAAAAGATTATGTGCTAAATTATCATGTTTACCGCATCATCTGCATAAAGAAAAGCATGGATTCGAGCAGTTGCATCCTCTAGCGTCAATCTGATCCTATAAGCTCCAACAGGAGAATAGAAGTCCTCAACCCTCCATGGAAACACTGCTACAACCCGAACTACACACCTGAATTTAGATGTCACCTGCAAAGATTCAAGCTCGTTGATTTTGGAGGGACAGAGTTGTACACAGCTCCAGAGCTCAGAAAATGTAATTACTATTGCATTGGACTTGTATTCCAGAAAAATCTAAGAGAGCACCACTGAAACACCTAGTACACAAAAAACTCACCGAGACAAATGAGATGTCAAATCAAGAACAAAATGAGAAATGATAATAGATCTACCATTAGCATTTCCTTTTATACAGATCTTAACAATGCAAAAATGGAGATACCTCTGGATTGGTAAGGACATGCATCAAAGTCACGAAAGGCACATCTGGATGATCAGTTTCTGAATGTTCAGAAAATGAGAAATATGAATAACAGAAGGTTGGTGTCACCACATTAGgataaaaccaagaaaataaattggATATCAGACCTGTAAGATCAGAAGGCCAAGGAAAGCACGAGAGCGGCATCCTTCCCCATTTTGATGAGATTCGTTCATCGTAGCTCCTAAAACAGACAAATGAGTGGTTAATATTTTGTACCAGAATTGCTTACAACATGGGAAGCAAACTATCTATATCAGATACAAACCTTTGGCGCTGTAAGATAATGTCATCATCATCAGGCAAATAGCAAATCTTGGTGAAGGGCATTATAAAAGCACACCACAGTGCAGCATGAGATTCACACttcaaattaacaaattttacCCATCTACCAGATTTAAGGACATTCAGATCAAGCTTCTCATTGCCTCGCCTGATAATCACCCTTAAGACAGTGCCAACAGCCGGAAAGGTACAGAGGACATCTCTTGGTAAAGGAAATGGTTCCAGTTGTAAGGGAAGTGGATCTTCCTTTTCATCCTCAAACCTGTAACATGgaatgaaaattatttggaaaggATACAAAATCTTTGAAGCAAAATTGCAAACATGTCTCAAAAGAATAAATGAACATAATCAAATGACTGGAGCACTATATCAGTATTCTCAATCAGAATTGGCGGAAGTTCAACAGTCAAATTACTTAGTAACCACTAAGTAAAGTATTCTATAACTGCAAAATCAAAATATGACTATGAACAAATGGCTGTAATAGCCAGTTTCTGACCAATTATGGAAAACCGAAGGGAATGAAAAGATCAAGTTCAGAAAGCCATACAGGAAAATTAATAGTGGACCACACTGTATGATCAAATAAAAAAGACATGAGACGCAATACttcatcaaaagaaaaaataaaaaagctatTATATCAAGAAGGAGAAACAAGCTTTAagtgaaaagagagaaaaaatatGTCTCCCTACTGATCAGTTAAAATGGTTGCTCTCTTCCATATGCAGCTTAATAATATATACAAGTGAAACACACATGGGAAGTCAAAGAGCTGCTCTAATAGACCAATGCGTGCCTAAAACCAATAAAGCAGATAAATATGCCAAGAATAAGCACTTAGCTCTGATGAACAGAATACAATAAGGAAATGTATCATAGAAATGgagtttaaaaaggaaaaagacaaCTCACTTTGGTTCAACGAGGGCAGGTGGAGTGTCAGTCCCATCCCAAACAAATAGGATCCACTCATCTTTTTTGACTTCACATAGATGAAGAATCTTGTATAAGAAGATGATTAATGAGCCAAAGAATAAGCAATATCTTCAAATGCGAAAATAAGCAAAGAAACTATCAAAAAACTATAAATGTTCCCCTTACTCAGTACTAATTGAAAATGACTGTGCCAAAGTATTGTTAAAGTACCTTGCAAGCCAAATTAAAGTGCTCTCCTTCTCTGATCTCCTTTAATGAAGGTAAATCCTGGGATCCTATCAGGTGATTGATCAACATTGAAGTACATCAGTACTGCTAGCACTTACTTTTAaccaaaatttattaaattgaGATAGCAGGAAATCTCAATTTTCTACAAGGTGATAAAATTGAGATGAGCCATGATCTAATGCCTTTAAACACAAAACTTTCAGGTTAACaatatgaaagaaagaaaagtataaCACATAGAATGCAGTGAACTACACAACCTTTTTGAAGTGTCAGTGCAAGATTGAGATGAGCCAAGATCTAATGCCTTGAAAACATAAAACTTTCAGTTTAACACAAGGAACGATTAAAGATCTAGATCAAAGAAAAGTATAACAGATAGAATGCAGTCAACTACACAACCTTTTTGAAGTGTCAAGGCAACTTGTATTACCACAGATCCAAGACTTGAGAACTCTGTGTTCAATTAACGTTCCTAGCAAACCTTCGTGGAGGTTCATAAATGGGCCAAAAACTCAAGTTCAACCTAGGCATTTGTACTTTCCATTTCTAATTAGACCAGGTTCTCAAAAGGACCAGCAGAGTAAACACACAGCCTCCCAAGATCAAGACAGGATTTAGCATGAAGGAATTGAAGAGAGTACCTGTTTCATTTGGGTGCTCGATCAACCACTTACGTAATTCCAATATGAATTTCTTGTCTTGTTCTCTAGCATGATATGTAGCAGAAAATTGATATGGAACGAAGCTTCTCCCATGTTTTCCTTCAAACAAAGCAAATGAAGAGAACTTCTTGTTGAAAACAGCATAAACCTCTGAACCATGCATTTTCATCTGCAAGGTATGGTCTAATTGTAGTAATAGGAATTGGACTAAACATCcacaaaacaaaggaaaagaaaaggccaTTCAAACGAAGAGTGGAAAAAGGAAATGGAAACAAACTAATCATTCCTATCATCATCGTCATATCTCATTGTTGTGCAAGAGCGTAGTCACACAGTTTTCCAGTGATACTTATAAACTAAAAAGCCAGTGGATTAGCAACAATGAcaaattgaaatgaaagataTCCCAAcaatcaaaaaatgaaaatacacTACTAGGATGTTCATGAAAAATTATGCATCTCCTTCATCTTACCGCATCAAACTATGAACCAATCCCTGATCATCTATACTTACTAACCAGCAGCAAAAATATCAGCTAATTCACCTGtagaaatgccaaaaaaaaaaaaaaaagctagatTCGTAGGAGAAGCAGCACATTTTAGCATCCACCACGAAACTGGTACCTCGGCATACACGTCCAATTTACCAATTAactcttaaaaaaaattatatatatatatatattctaacCAAGACTGAAATAATTCAAAAACAAAACGCTTCATCCTATTGACGCGTAAAAGGCGATAATTAACAAAATGGGCTCTTTTAACTacattgaatatttgaattaaatgAAGTTAATTAAGCAAAATAAATAGCagtgaaacaaaaaataatatacCACAACGTGGGATAGCTGAATTATGTCCCCAGCAGCCATAACCTGGGGAAGCTTCTCCATATTTTCCGCGAAAAAGTTAATTGCAATTCCGGGACTTGGCTTGGACTCATCCACGATTCTAATTGTGCAAAAACAATctgcaaaagggaaaaaaaaaaaagagcaatcacaacaaaaaaaaaaaagatttttctcaaactaaaccaaaaaaaaaaagggagaaagttTTCACCAGTGCCCTTAGATTGTTTGGGGATGCTGGTTTCGATAACTACTCCAATGAGATTAACTTTCTGATTAATTGAAGCTATGGCATCAATTAATTGGAGAAATCTGTAGTCGTCTCTTCTTCCCATATTTCTCTGTCTCTTCAAAGTTCAAACTACTACAACTCGCAACTTACAGAATCAGTTCATACGGTCACTCAATAAATGTACCCAACGTCAATTGCAGAAGGACCCTTTAAAATTTGGCTGATTAGAAATTTACCCCCTACACTTACTTATAAGAGAAAGTATTTCAACTGTAACAAACCTCTCTATGATATAATCAAACAGAAGGGCCTAACCTGAATTATATGTAAGCCCAGTGTAACCAACAAATTACAATTGGTTAAAAGCATCTCCCAGCTATTAGTAATAAATTGACAAAATCGTTGAAGAAACGAGTGCAAATAAGTTTGTGCAGCTGGTCTCTGACGAGCAAGAATAGGAAAACGCTTTCTAGTTTCTACAAAGCTGCAAGAATAAGTTTTTACGGGCTGCTTTCGAGTAAGCTAATAAAGCTGTTTCCTGTTCTGTTTGCTTGGGAGTACTTATTTTACTTGCACACAGTCATgttttgtttttgatataaaacatgaaatttttgaaCATTTTGGAACCAGTAAAGATGGACAAGTTATTAAGTCTAAAAGGCATCTCTTTTATGTTAATGAAGTCTAAAATAACTTACTAATAGGCTAGCCTCGCGTTTTTTGTTGTGTTGAGCTTGTTGCCCTAATGGGATGTGATCGCCCAACTTGTAATTGATCAatctttagaaaaaaaaaattgatattttATATGACTATATCTAGCAATTGGACGGGTTGGGCGGGTTTTGGTTGGATTAATATTGAGTTTTCATTTAAATGAATTACACCTAACCCGCCCAACTTTAGATTGAGTTAATTTTGGATTGGGTCATATTGGGACATCTCAAACTCATAACCCAAATATGacccaatatattaattaatagattttgatacataaactctctcaaatatattttcacataaaaaaaaatttcacacacataaacacattttcacataGATAGACATTTTCACACATTAAAACACTCACAGATACAAATGCACACTCACTTTTTAAGCTCTTTTGAAATACTTTATTTTTACACATACAAACACACTAAAATACACATGTATGATATGGGAGGAGATGGGGGGTTTTGGCGTGGATTAGTGGTGTCAGAAATGGATTTAGTATAGTGTGTATTTTGTAGTAAAATGAAGAAGGAATCGTGTTATGAAAAAGCAAGGGTAGTTGCCTTGATCAATTAATATCTCTTTAATGTCCAACTCTGTGCTGGTCTACTAGAACTGAGAATGGGAATGACGTACTAGTACAACAAGAAGTGGGAAAGGCACACATATGATATGGTGTCTGCAAACTTtcttggattgttattttttcccacaaaattttttatgttttattgaacgcattttttaattattttgttattagatatatatatatatatatattaaattgttacagtatatttttttataaaattttcaaaaaataacaatccaaatggGCTTATATTTGATTGCatgataaaagaagaaatgGCGAAAAATATTATGGAATGCtctgaaaataggaaaataataAAACGTCGACGCATGCAAGTAAGTATTATAGCTAAGTAGCTCATATAATTTTGTTAAGTATCCATACATGGAGGCACTGCTTTTGCTCATGTCTCATGCTGTTTCATGAACAATGAAATGTTTTTGTATCTCATATCCCATCccttgtaatttatttatttgtttttttaactTAAGTTGGGTAATGAGTGTCCAACACAAATACCCAGACCGTCCAAAATATATGTGGATTTTTATTACCCAATTCAAAATTGATCCAATACCCAACTTACCCAACCCAACCTCTCAAATTAGTGGATGGATTGGGTGAATTGTTGGGTTTTGGGCATAATTGCCAAGTCTATATATGACGTACGATCTTACTAAAAAATGATTTATCTTGGTGTTGTATTTAAACTCTCAAGGGTTGAAATTTATATAGTTCAAATCGGTGGGTGTAATTCTTATAAGTTTTGGTGTAAACTCTGTAAAAATTTACATTTGTTAATTTGTACAACTAATTTGATGATTACATCCAAATGGCAACGGGGTGGGGAACCTTGTTCTGTGTTTTAAAAACCTCCCCCCACCATCGCTCTATCCCCGGCTCTTCCCGCCCTGCACCACTGCCCAACAGGTGGCTCAACAAAATTTCTTGGTTGGGAGTGCAAGCATAGCTACCGGTGTACATAATCGTCCTCAGAGTCACCGACATCGTGGGTGAAACAAATGTAGCTGAGCTGAGCAGGAAGGATCGTTATTTATGATCTTGCGGCTCAGAAAATCACCAAAAAAGGGATAGGAAAGATTCCACTTGAGGTATGGCCGCAAAGGGTTTCTGATCTAAAAGATCCAAGGTCAAATTATATAGAGTCAAGGACCCCACCATGTTCAAGTACTATGGATTGGAGAAGAAGCAATCAACAAACCAGAAAACTACGTACAGAGAGGAAGGACTTCTCTGTTGTTTCAAAAGGATTTTGTGAGAGAGGATATTAATAATAATGTTTCTGTGGGTTCTTTTTTAAGTTTAGACAAAGAAACGAGTGACAGAGAGACAAAGCCGAAGAAGAAAGCCCATGCATGCAGGAAACTTGTAATCTGCTGTATGATTGTCTAACAAATTTGCCCCGCAGTTTCTCCTATTCAACTCCATGCATCTGTTTCCCTTTACGCTAGCACTCTCGCGTTTGATAGTTTAATAAAGAAAGAAGCTTTGCATCCGGAAATTTTTGATTATTTCTAGTTCTGTGATTAGTCGCTCGACTTGAGAGGTTTTCATCTTATTAGTAGAAAAATAGACCACGGTTGGTTTATTAAAAGCTGTAGCGGGCagtttttcatcatttttagttttggtgaagtGAAGGTAGATTTCATAGTTTCTTGCAGTTAGTGTAAATTTATTGTCTGGCAAATTTCATATGGCCAATATCGCTGAGCAACAAGCACTCCACCCTTTCctgttattattaaaaaaatacctAAGACCTAAACTGTGTAACAATTTGGCTGAATCTCAAACTTAGTTTCAAGGCATAATTTAATGATCATTTTGCATTACCTTTATGGATACCTCTAgactatcaaaaaaaaaaaaaaatttagaggaGCAATTTCTAAACAAAATTTATGCAAATTTGAGAAAGTAAGGATAACACTAAATATGTGCTCAGGTATTCGAATCCAAAATACTAGCAGATTTCAGGCTTGCGATCTATTTGCATGGCCTCCAATGGTGCTCTCGGATCTTGCACATCTAAGAAtctctccctctcctccttCTTAAAGAACCATTTGACGGAAGATTCATGCCATGCTTCAAAAACTTGCGATTGCAACTTTTTATGCACACAATGCCATAGGACAAAGAAAACTTTCCATTTGCAGAAGCCATGCGTTGGAAGTTCTgaacaaagaaggaagaaataaATACttacaaagagatttgagattTTATCTCTGATTTTTTGATACCCGAGGAAGAGTTGAAAGAGAACAAGCTTAAATTCATCTAACCATATGTGCCCGCAGCACAAAAGAAAGCACCTAACTTGGTTGTGTCAGCCTGTTTCAGAGTATCCTCCAGTTGAAGCCTCAGAATCCCTTTTCGAGTAAATTATCTTCCATGCTAGTGCATTAAAGAAGCAGATTTCACATGTGAACTTAAGTGCCTTACCATAAACAAGTTTCTTAAAAAGGCTTCTTCCATATCTGCTCTTCATACTGTGTGTCCACATCTTTTGGGCCTTCATGGTTGCACTTCTTGCACACAATATTGCCTTTGAAATTTAAGAAATTACACCTATCGAAAGCAGTAAGGaaacaaatacaaatttaatTAGGCAATGATAAGCTAAAATTTCATCCCACACAATTGTAGAGACAGACTTACGAGGGGCACTCCCAGTCTCCAGGTCTTAGCTGCCTCTTTGGTCGTGAATCATGGCAGCGCAAGCATTTAGCATTGCTGGCAAAATTCATGAAACCGCATCTACAAGTCCAGCACAAGAATCTAGCCTCAATACAAAGAAAACCACAAACTTTTTTCGATATTTGATACGATACTCTAGGGAGGTTGGTATTTTCATTCCTAATAGGAAGATTAAACAAAAACTAAACTATTTCATGCAAGGTTGCTGCATTAGACTAGGCAAAGTTTGGTTTGACGTATGCATCCACTCTCCTTGCTGACAATGGCGAGACCATAAGCATCTAATCCTCCCTGACTGCCAAAGCTCTGAAACCTCAGGCATTAGGTTTAAGTTTTTAACCAGATAATGGTCCCAATTAGTTAAAATAGTAAATAATTACTGTAAACGTGAACTAGCACTGTGACAAAATAACTTTCATCACTCATCTGTCTTAAAGTATTAAAGGTTAAGTCAAATTTTCTGATGAACTTTATGCTTGTTCAAAGACAGTCTCTTTATTTTGAATGGTGCAAAATGGAAATGCTATCCACAAAAGTATCATGATTGGACAAATGATTCAACCAAAATTCTAATCTGATCTCCTCCGCCATTTAAATTGAAAAGCAGAAAAGGCACGCACATAGTGACCCAAGAAATTGTCTACTTGAATAGCAAACTACTGGCAACAAATAGTTGAATACCACAAATGTAAACTTACTGTGGACAGTTCCAGTCTCCCTTTTTCATTTGGACATCTTTCATCGGAACCCTCTTTGGACCACCTGCTTTGCATTTCACGCATTTCACATATCTGGCAAAGTTCATGAAGTTGCATCTGCAGTAAATTTGTGCAGTGGTATGATTAAATTACATGAGGTACAATTATCTTACCAAGGATATAAAAGAAAGAGGATCCTATTAGAAGCTTGGAATTCTTGGACAATTACTGGCTGCTT encodes:
- the LOC140005941 gene encoding protection of telomeres protein 1b-like, whose translation is MGRRDDYRFLQLIDAIASINQKVNLIGVVIETSIPKQSKGTDCFCTIRIVDESKPSPGIAINFFAENMEKLPQVMAAGDIIQLSHVVMKMHGSEVYAVFNKKFSSFALFEGKHGRSFVPYQFSATYHAREQDKKFILELRKWLIEHPNETGSQDLPSLKEIREGEHFNLACKILHLCEVKKDEWILFVWDGTDTPPALVEPKFEDEKEDPLPLQLEPFPLPRDVLCTFPAVGTVLRVIIRRGNEKLDLNVLKSGRWVKFVNLKCESHAALWCAFIMPFTKICYLPDDDDIILQRQRSYDERISSKWGRMPLSCFPWPSDLTETDHPDVPFVTLMHVLTNPEVTSKFRCVVRVVAVFPWRVEDFYSPVGAYRIRLTLEDATARIHAFLYADDAVNFFGGYYPVDVMTRKRNTLLGIPESDEGREMKDGFRNPSWMQCCLKSYYVDKGDPWGSRNYRMFATRLLN